Genomic DNA from Segatella copri:
CAAAGAAATGATTACCATAATTATCATTGTTTTTCGTCTCAAGCTTAAGAAATAAGTACAAAATAGAAGTGGTATAATCAATAAAGAAGTAGAATGACACAACAGTGCCAAACTAAGAAATCCCACACATACATATTTCCAATTAGAAAATTTTTCAAAATATGCAATAAGCGCAATCAAGATAAACCCTTGCGCCATAGCCTGTCGTATCGTAACAATATACAATAGCCACAAACCAGGAAGCAACATCATGGAAAGTAAACTACCAATTTTATCTTTCGAATAAAGCTTTATGGCCCAAATAACAGGGATCATATATAATATGGTAGTAAAGAAGACAAAAACAAAAGGTGTTTTAGGAAACAGTACCTTTAATAAGTTCATCCATGCAAATATCACAGGCTGCTGCTCCATAACATCTCCATACCCCCAACCTGTTCCTAAATATGAATCAATATAGGTACACATATCTGGTCCCACATCATCACTTCTAAAAGCCATTAGGAATAACAAAAAGAATACAGCTATCCAAAAGAGCCGCTTGTTATTTGGGTGAAGTTTCTGAAAAAATCGAGCAATAAACAAAATTATCGCCCATACGTCATATATACACATTATACGTTTCTTTTTATAATATCTTTATAACATGCCAACAACTCTTGCTTAACATTATCAACAGAATGTCTTTTTCGAGCTTGGTCCATATTGTATTTGGAATAAGATTGCATTCTCGCTTTGTCTTCAAATAGTTCAACTATTGCATTAGCCATTTGCCATGGTTCATTAGCAGGAATAAGCAATCCACCCTTTTTATCTTCTACTAAAGTAGCTATTCCACCAACATGCGTTGAAATAATCGGCAAGCCTAACACCTGAGCTTCACAGATACTATTAGGACTATTCTCTATATAGGCCGTATGAACATAAATGGAACTATCTGTCAATATCTTGGCTAATTGCTCTGCTGTAACATATCCTAAAATCTCAATATTACAATCCGAGAATTTCAAATGTTCTTTATTCTCTACCGCCTTTTTCATAAGAGGATCAAGCTGTCCAGCAACTTTCCACGTAAAATCTACTCCCATATTTTTCAAAACATTCGCTGTTTTTAGCATCATGTCGATACCCTTCAAGAAAGAACTACAACCAACTGATATTATATTTATAACTTTGGATGTAGATAAACACCATTTTTTTGAAGATTCCAAGAAAACAGGCCTTAAAGCTTCCTCCACGTGATAGTATTTTGCCATCGGGCTCAGGGTGTTAACTAAAGCTCTATCCCATTCTGTACGTCCCATATAATTTGACACTGATTTCCAAATTTCAGTTTCCATATTCAAACGAGATAAATCCTTATAATAACTCCGATACAAACGCCATTGCTTACGTAGATCTAGACCTATAGCCTTACTAATAGTAAAGCCGTTATACTTAGGAGGATACAAGGAATTAAAGTACGAAATCCAACTACCCTGAATATGAATTACACAAGGTATTTTTGTATATTTCTGTATCATACCAAAAGCCCACTCATTTCCAAAAATATGTATTAAATCAGGTTTCACCTTATCAATTATCTTCAATTCCTCTGCTACAATATGGTTGCAATTTGGATTCCAAGAAAACTGATCTATTATTTTTTCCGTTAAAGAATATTTAAAATTCATCGGATAATACCAAACGCCATCAACACACTTGGCATCAGTATATTTATGACTTTCAAAAGCAATATGCAACTGGATTTCCGGACAACTCTTCACAATATTTTCTAAAGAGTCTTGCCAGCCACCACCTACTATACCAGAATGCTCATATCGTGAAGGCATTGTGGTTTCAAACCAAAGTATCTTAATCTTATTCATATATATATCAAAAATCTTTTAAATTATCAGCCAACAACATATTTAGCGAAACTATTCTTTTTAAGAAGAACAACTATATACCAACTCACCAAAGTTATGACAAAAAATTGCATAAGTGGATATAAAATATAGTGCTCAGTCATCAAAGCATGAAAACAATCTATCCCATTCATCTCTTGGATTAGAATATGATGAACTATATAAATACCCATAGAGCATTTGTCAAGGCTTTTCATAGATGAAGATAGTGTAATCCCAGAAAAGTTCCTCAGAAACAGGAAAATAGAACAACAAAATAATAGACCTAAGAATCTTAAAGTTTCATCACTTTTATTGATGCAAGCAGTTGCAATCATTAGAAGCAACGAGCATATCATCACTGCACATTCATAATAACTTGACTTATTCTTTTTGAAGTTCATTGCTCCGAAAATCATACCAATTAAATAGAATGGAAAGTATTGACTAAATTGCCTTATTGTTAGTCCCCACATATTAATGGTAATTTTTTCTTGAAAGGCTATAACGAGACAACATATCAGTAACAAAATTATTCGCCACTTATATTCTGTCCGCAAGACAAAATCAATAATGCGGCCAAATAGATAACATTCGAAAATGGTCATCAAAAACCATAAATGAGAAATTCCATAAAACAGAGATTTTACAGGTATTTTTTGAACTACAACTATAATTATACCAACAATAAAGTATGGAAGCATGACACGTATAAACTTATCTTTAGTAAATTTCATAAGATTTCCATACCCCCCCAGAATTCGCTTATAGCCAAATAAAAATCCTGCTATGATAAAAAACAGAGGCAAATGGATATTACGCATTATTGCTATGAATACATCCCATAACGGTACTGATAAATCTGCAGAATAAGCCGCATCATCCCAAACTCCATAAGCGCAAAGACAATGATAAAAAACAATTATAAGCATTGCGCTACATCTCAAAATACTAATATCATTAAATCTTTCGTGCATAATTTCTAATTTTATCGATTACATATTTTCTTTCTGCTTTTGCTAATCCAACAAGGAAGACAGATATGCAAACAGTAAGTGCCATCAAGATGCATGCTGAAAGAATTAATAAAACTGACTTTCCGTAAATTATATGACTTATCCACCAGCAAACAAGCAAAGTTAATACAGTTGTCAAGACTACAGGCCGACATGCTTCATTCAAAAAACACTTAATTGAAAAATCTAAAATTTGCCTCAAATACACCAACCTAACTACCATTAATACAAAATAAACTATTCCCATCAATAAATAAGGAATATAAGAAGGAAAGTTAATTAAGAATAATAGATAGCTAACAGGAAACACAAATATAGAAATAGCTGTTTCTAGAGCTACATATTTCTTAAGTTTTCCTGTTGCTAATATTGCCACATAAAGCATCTCACCTAAAAGAGTAATAAGTGCAACAAACATACTCCACCTTACAAAGCATGGAGCATAAGAAGGATATGTCTTTAGCCAAATTTTCAAGAGTTCATCGGCTTCGAAGATAAATGGAATTGCAAAAATTAGCATCAAGAAATAACTATACTTAGTACTACTATATACAAGTTTCATCATATTTCCATAGTCCCCTGAAGAATAATATTTAATAATTTGTGGTTTAGCTGCAGTGGTAAAGTTAGCCACAAAACCTCGTATAACAGTATCAACCTGTAATGCTACACCACGAGCTGCATTTATAGCAACACCAAAAAACAAGTTCGAAAGAATATTTATACCTTGGGTGTTAAACATAAATGCCGAACATGTTATGGCATTAAGCCCCGCAAACTTTGCCATTTCCAAAAGTAAAGTCTTGTCCAAAATAAATTCATAATGACATTCGTCAAAATGCTTATGACAATAATGTCCATAAACATAACGAATAACAATGGACACTGCAAGCAACAAGAATCCATAAGTTATTAATTTATCTACAGGTGATATAAATAATATATAGGCAATAGTTAATTTCAATATAGCCTCTAATACACTTACGTATGCAAAAGCTTTCATCTTTTCGTGTGCTATAATTACAGCATTATAAGGTACACTTATCAATGATACGACAAAAGCCAAAATTGAAAATTGCAAAACCCAATTTGCAGCTACCATACGATCAGGAGGGATATTCATCTTGGCATTTAAAAACCAAACACCTCCTATTTCTGCTATAAGTATTACAATTACAGACATTAACAACTGGATGTTCACACCTGTGCAGAATATTATATGTAATCGGTTCGAATTTTCCTTGCCTAATTCAAATGTAAAATATCTACTAATCGCCTGAGATAGTGTTGCTGTTAAAATTGAGAACATTGCAACGACACCACCTACCACATTATAAAGACCATAATCATCTACACCTAAAACATTAAGAACTACGCGGCTAGTATATAAGCCAACCACCATAGTAACCAACGTACGAATGTATAAAGCTAATGTGTTCTTGGCTATTCTTTTATTATTTACGGAAGTCTGCGACATATTAAGAAACTGCTAAATAGTTTATATTAATCATTTTTGTAGTTCACCAATACACTTATTCAAACTATCTGCCCGATAAAAATAAACTTGTTCCACTATTCTTTTCCACCAACTGCATCTCATAACCGGATCTACGTTAGTACCTGCTACTAAAATGTACATGAACTATCCTTTTATCTATCTTTATACATATTATCGTAATACTTCTGATACTCCCCAGAAGTAACATGATCCATCCATTCCTGGTTCTCGAGATACCATTTCACCGTTTCTTCGATACCTTCCTCAAACTGGAGAGATGGCTCCCAACCGAGTTCCTTCTGCAACTTTCTAGAGTCGATGGCGTAACGCATATCGTGACCCTTTCTGTCTGTTACATAAGTAATCAAATCCAAGTCAGCACCCTCAGGACGACCGAGCAATCTATCAACAGTCTTGATTACCACCTTGATGATATCGATATTCTTCCACTCGTTGAAACCGCCGATGTTGTAAGTCTCGGCAATCTTGCCCTTGTGGAAAATCATATCGATGGCACGGGCATGATCTACTACATACAACCAGTCGCGCACGTTCTCACCCTTACCATATACAGGCAATGGCTTGCGATGACGGATATTGTTGATAAACAGCGGAATCAACTTCTCTGGGAACTGGTATGGACCGTAGTTGTTAGAGCAGTTGGTCACGATGGTAGGCATACCATATGTATCGTGGAAAGCACGGACGAAGTGGTCTGAGCTTGCCTTGGATGCTGAGTATGGAGAGTGAGGATTATACTTGGTAGTCTCCAGGAAGAACTCCTCGCCATAAGCCTCATGGTTCTTACCGCTGGATGCCTTGGTGGTGAAAGGAGCAGGAATACCCTCAGGATGAGTCATCTGCAAGGCACCATACACCTCATCGGTAGAGATGTGGTAGAAGCGCTTGCCCTCGTAACCCTCTGGAAGACTCTCCCAGTAAATCTTTGCCGCCTGGAGCAGAGACAGGGTACCCATCACGTTGGTATGAGCAAAAGTGAAAGGATCCGTGATACTTCTATCTACGTGGCTCTCGGCAGCGAGATGGATTATGCCATCTACCTTGTAGTCCTGCATCAGTTTCAGCATCAGATCGAAATCACAGATATCACCCTTAACGAAAGTATAGTTAGGCTTGTCCTCGATGTCCTTGAGGTTAGCCAGGTTGCCTGCGTATGTCAACTTGTCGAGGTTGATGATGTGATACTCAGGATATTTGTTCACGAAAAGTCTTACTACGTGTGAGCCGATGAAACCAGCACCGCCCGTGATAATGATATTCTTCATTAATATTTAATTCTAGAGAGATAGATGAGTTTGAGAACAGAGCGAAAAGTAGCTTAAAAAATGCTCTTATTCCCTCCCTCACCTATCTTATATTTTAATATTCTAAATTTTTCTTTAATGTACCATCTGCTTCATCAAGGATTGAAAGCAGATACTTGCCATAGTCATTCTTCAGCATAGGCTGAGCATTCTCACGCAACGTATCACTATCTATCCATCCTTGGCGATAAGCAATACCTTCCAAGCAAGCGACCTTCAAGCCCTGACGTTTCTCCAAAACCTCGATAAAGGTAGATGCCTCAGAAAGGGAATCATGGGTTCCTGTATCGAGCCAGGCAAATCCTCTTGCCATGGTCTGTACCTTCAGCTGCTTATCCTTCAGAAACTCCTGGTTGACTGTTGTGATTTCCAACTCACCACGAGCAGATGGCTTGATATGCTTGGCTACTTCCACTACCTTGTTAGGATAGAAGTACAAGCCAACTACTGCATAGTTGCTCTTTGGATGCTCAGGCTTCTCCTCAAT
This window encodes:
- a CDS encoding EpsG family protein, whose translation is MCIYDVWAIILFIARFFQKLHPNNKRLFWIAVFFLLFLMAFRSDDVGPDMCTYIDSYLGTGWGYGDVMEQQPVIFAWMNLLKVLFPKTPFVFVFFTTILYMIPVIWAIKLYSKDKIGSLLSMMLLPGLWLLYIVTIRQAMAQGFILIALIAYFEKFSNWKYVCVGFLSLALLCHSTSLLIIPLLFCTYFLSLRRKTMIIMVIISLFLTNAFSTYAGGLFASLLGGFSEMERLTSYIGSGYDSAIDRFRVYLPMSILCCYVLWLNRKNEQCTFFEKSLFVGVIIYNLLGGLDGHLIDRFCNFFYLLAAIGALPSQKTKYPIISLLFISYIIRAHNGYMNSDFMTYKWIWE
- a CDS encoding glycosyltransferase family 4 protein, with amino-acid sequence MNKIKILWFETTMPSRYEHSGIVGGGWQDSLENIVKSCPEIQLHIAFESHKYTDAKCVDGVWYYPMNFKYSLTEKIIDQFSWNPNCNHIVAEELKIIDKVKPDLIHIFGNEWAFGMIQKYTKIPCVIHIQGSWISYFNSLYPPKYNGFTISKAIGLDLRKQWRLYRSYYKDLSRLNMETEIWKSVSNYMGRTEWDRALVNTLSPMAKYYHVEEALRPVFLESSKKWCLSTSKVINIISVGCSSFLKGIDMMLKTANVLKNMGVDFTWKVAGQLDPLMKKAVENKEHLKFSDCNIEILGYVTAEQLAKILTDSSIYVHTAYIENSPNSICEAQVLGLPIISTHVGGIATLVEDKKGGLLIPANEPWQMANAIVELFEDKARMQSYSKYNMDQARKRHSVDNVKQELLACYKDIIKRNV
- a CDS encoding acyltransferase; protein product: MHERFNDISILRCSAMLIIVFYHCLCAYGVWDDAAYSADLSVPLWDVFIAIMRNIHLPLFFIIAGFLFGYKRILGGYGNLMKFTKDKFIRVMLPYFIVGIIIVVVQKIPVKSLFYGISHLWFLMTIFECYLFGRIIDFVLRTEYKWRIILLLICCLVIAFQEKITINMWGLTIRQFSQYFPFYLIGMIFGAMNFKKNKSSYYECAVMICSLLLMIATACINKSDETLRFLGLLFCCSIFLFLRNFSGITLSSSMKSLDKCSMGIYIVHHILIQEMNGIDCFHALMTEHYILYPLMQFFVITLVSWYIVVLLKKNSFAKYVVG
- a CDS encoding lipopolysaccharide biosynthesis protein — encoded protein: MVVGLYTSRVVLNVLGVDDYGLYNVVGGVVAMFSILTATLSQAISRYFTFELGKENSNRLHIIFCTGVNIQLLMSVIVILIAEIGGVWFLNAKMNIPPDRMVAANWVLQFSILAFVVSLISVPYNAVIIAHEKMKAFAYVSVLEAILKLTIAYILFISPVDKLITYGFLLLAVSIVIRYVYGHYCHKHFDECHYEFILDKTLLLEMAKFAGLNAITCSAFMFNTQGINILSNLFFGVAINAARGVALQVDTVIRGFVANFTTAAKPQIIKYYSSGDYGNMMKLVYSSTKYSYFLMLIFAIPFIFEADELLKIWLKTYPSYAPCFVRWSMFVALITLLGEMLYVAILATGKLKKYVALETAISIFVFPVSYLLFLINFPSYIPYLLMGIVYFVLMVVRLVYLRQILDFSIKCFLNEACRPVVLTTVLTLLVCWWISHIIYGKSVLLILSACILMALTVCISVFLVGLAKAERKYVIDKIRNYARKI
- a CDS encoding dTDP-glucose 4,6-dehydratase; amino-acid sequence: MKNIIITGGAGFIGSHVVRLFVNKYPEYHIINLDKLTYAGNLANLKDIEDKPNYTFVKGDICDFDLMLKLMQDYKVDGIIHLAAESHVDRSITDPFTFAHTNVMGTLSLLQAAKIYWESLPEGYEGKRFYHISTDEVYGALQMTHPEGIPAPFTTKASSGKNHEAYGEEFFLETTKYNPHSPYSASKASSDHFVRAFHDTYGMPTIVTNCSNNYGPYQFPEKLIPLFINNIRHRKPLPVYGKGENVRDWLYVVDHARAIDMIFHKGKIAETYNIGGFNEWKNIDIIKVVIKTVDRLLGRPEGADLDLITYVTDRKGHDMRYAIDSRKLQKELGWEPSLQFEEGIEETVKWYLENQEWMDHVTSGEYQKYYDNMYKDR